The following are encoded together in the Bombus fervidus isolate BK054 chromosome 10, iyBomFerv1, whole genome shotgun sequence genome:
- the LOC139991435 gene encoding ras-related protein RabJ has product MKTEGKIVILGSQGVGKTSMIMRYIGKTYNGQVNPTIGALFYNCKLNIQDTGIMLRIWDTAGQERFRSMAPMYYRNANAAILVFDLTQYNTFAAMKRWVTELRRNVEEALVLVVIGNKSDLIEKREVNAEEGRLYATKIGASYHETSVLQDEGIENVFLTVARGLLGLSSTDHDSTPIRVCESTNLDPNDIGILCTPIIEESAQNLSIAHGMQEKPYACC; this is encoded by the exons ATGAAGACAGAGGGGAAGATAGTCATTTTGGGTTCACAAG gTGTGGGCAAGACAAGTATGATCATGCGTTATATTGGGAAAACGTACAACGGTCAGGTGAATCCTACAATCGGAGCATTGTTTTATAATTGCAAgttaaatatacaagataCAGGAATAATGCTACGG ATTTGGGACACAGCAGGACAAGAAAGGTTCAGATCAATGGCACCAATGTACTATCGAAATGCTAATGCAGCTATCTTGGTATTTGATTTAACTCAGTACAATACGTTTGCAGCAATGAAACGATGGGTGACAGAACTTAGAAGAAACGTGGAAGAAGCTCTGGTATTAGTAGTAATCGGAAACAAGTCGGATTTAATAGAAAAGCGGGAAGTCAATGCAGAGGAGGGTAGACTTTACGCTACGAAAATTGGTGCAAGCTATCATGAAACATCGGTTCTTCAAGACGAAGGCATTGAGAATGTGTTCTTAACCGTTGCTAGAGGTCTCCTTGGATTATCTTCAACTGACCATGACTCTACACCAATAAGAGTATGCGAATCGACGAACTTAGATCCTAACGATATAGGCATATTATGTACACCGATTATCGAGGAAAGTGCTCAAAACCTTAGTATCGCTCACGGAATGCAAGAGAAACCTTATGCCTGTTGCTAG
- the Row gene encoding relative of woc, translating to MFRPGYIFLPLVLQIFSILQQCSHTLCLTIDNRLTPTGNDCFTRISIGSKLPEMDIASRTNAMSLTECEKNCLGKKHDCNAFSFGVGVKGNSTCLISRQIPALENLETDQEYDVYAKKRRDSIWCDFDRFYKSFVREDENRSTKANKHISKGSIINNDNPFSKLIPEPISVLVPHNTLTSSRNKNGMTNHGHIGSYGLLINHDQRFLSEDNNRSVPDIIGNKNKKTSSTPFVIICHRKLLPGKKMMGLFIERIVNCENLQDCCRACDYEKTFVCKGFNHRRRTDDSKCTCELTSTPYFHMDTDEDFSIDSYYDYYEKVDNCPSSAWHDNGIPRWKSYVKSSRENSQNAWLDRENANKDFVHTDHSIYKENYPLYRESAYDFPNGLARSGKPFHYEHPHGFTSRYHDLNWNRNWKESESRNPDVINDNTFVNSRIDYDKGYFDAKSPRFPNSRLDHPLTQEYSIPNENEQFYGKLYNYGSAFGYNDNYVSVPKEPYYEKHETSQMTRKCSVKAASGSKLSRSVLRKTCAAHDFEQCEEFCTNETSFSCESFAYRCNVATTNPTDNCLLSDRSYQDLNFYTDLEPNRDYDTYVLTSDAKNCYLKKSTNRYPLEECFSRIRSGFTMPMDVTKKSIFVNDFGECQFACTTSQEFVCRSFVFKYAMDNHKVYSHERVSPNCFLSDWPAEEINPIDMPDMDGAELYERNTLSYGCETHPSSLSNSNAIAPYDKGSSQSHMDELCYSEYHRPCKLMSHAVISSMRAVTKQDCRRRCSTMRNAGVVPCMSFNYIITIDNTRSNCFLSDISIRDLRPNLDYVHDNDHTLYTWKDFDPYCGLIANAFNTTNAPTFENHDQSHPPEFGYPNAQRTPESEIHQPHEPASYHPTRWRNKFRPDEHDYKHKLASGDNTSPLEPGTSEYGLNFFHSTNQLPPSRRYTVNGSPCKNGTVCQRNEITGFWSCEIENEYGNWDYCCEPSHQCGFSQGYHHPWCYVGPNEDQWRPCSETYYPYHFAMDHSSYRQSPLYTARHWPVIYFHETSPPNCSTNNPNVKESWKLQFIKIKMEFSARKSKSKVYCCVDGCKSRACKHDTVRFYHFPRENENLVKLKNKLNKEEIIDRFSAWVKVLKMGKSVSSSMRVCSLHFIKEDFIPSNSRIRRLKNTAIPSVNLPSSSLNTQLSSSAHCQKIVHTTKMPKTRLITRSITNSRPPHMTLNLECSEEPLSEAQLVLRLELKENYDRVAATLEELVKDHGGKLVCQAGNVNGYQYTLPSNPAQATVKNNSQPIVNVNQNKNQSIKLNVLNNANGSQGNIQLVVDSRMGVILGSVAQPQGTSMTNVSSGSVSTSTLTPNSTSTSTATTISTIAHSQTENYKYTRSGRRTKVLEVQQSDIIEEPTLVPRGKQKLGCSTHVVTPTTTSPQGVTNLRIKTVSKQQVTPTVSSTSATINTTTGTVSPTITVSATTTKLAIAKPTEHTSIGGISVGKSAACDQIDESKKNLPDGKEVTFNKINGGRTFPSLVIVARPNLRTKDIAPIVAQKERSELDLKVKSVLMYSATKFAEWLIQQGLVKSEQFCTQHNNNYQRKLKLGMYSDPGTFPYSGGYVWISECCADRFVSLFSGSIFQGATYTPTILLKLIYHWACQTNVQNVTSWVKVSNVYVKNFYTHLRSVCTAAICDKFRKMGGKNSVIQVGVISLGTTSQDGNLRQVKVEVLGVLHYATLDLRLRACDPVQDGDRSYKRRFNNILHPLKEWVHPDTKIMTDFTVDKSTLEEMGFNHVTQSAFTDQGPRNFMSNYHIMEYLRKIVPRMFQNTLSLLSRQMIQQFLDELVWREMYGTTAARAFDNIIEHIAEQTGIESNESLIDRLNKIGANPFHNWSYSNTNSLPLTPLMTINKEEFFSGCEVLIPSSSNMKQQETLPSVQTTKPGPKRGRKRNPTTAISPEPEVKKTIYDSKGIRETDKECKNDQVQLQEFYYATMEGDKTLLLKEHKSSLYFKCFLCAAILRSNTDVMEHTIGHVPPQVPGQSNSPVCRYCCTAFSSQHQMITHVTESHSTFGHSDSDMVVCAICEQKFGNTGLLINHLSSMHCPSEMPYRCEICGYRTSSHKDAIDHFYRGHERGEGLQCPYCLKIIDFAREGNPNVTSVHAFLLHMQRHVIRREQGRGNKCSRCCLWFNQKSSLKSHQRELHDSVSSTKVVPYSDGNNGIMISKQRFQNRRFEIDSPVTELPHDERVKKWITGPITVNVPIQHLSCKECEEDIDEQDHYPGEQICQLCRYVTCCWRAFKEHQQQIHNERPMTSLVVPSPLINIPLNKKMRCTCGYATTDGNQLATHLVKCNKVSSYPVEDTAPSGMLNSLGLVPKNNSDEIDIGIKRTNLL from the exons ATGTTTAGACCgggttatatatttttgccacTCGTGTTGCAAATTTTCAGTATTCTTCAACAATGTTCACATACTCTGTGTCTTACAATTGATAATCGTTTAACACCTACCGGGAATG ATTGTTTTACAAGGATATCCATTGGTTCTAAGTTACCCGAAATGGACATCGCGTCACGAACTAATGCCATGAGTTTAACGGAAtgtgaaaaaaattgtttaggAAAGAAGCATGATTGCAATGCGTTTTCATTTGG cGTTGGTGTAAAGGGTAACAGTACCTGTTTAATTAGCCGACAGATACCGGcattagaaaatttagaaaccGATCAGGAGTACGATGTTTACGCGAAAAAACGACGAGACTCGATATGGTGCGATTTTGACCGTTTCTATAAAAGTTTCGTACGCGAAGATGAAAATCGTTCAACGAAAGCAAATAAGCATATTAGTAAAGGATCcattataaataatgataatccTTTCTCAAAATTAATACCAGAACCAATTTCGGTATTAGTACCACATAATACGTTAACATCTTCAAG aaacaaaaatgGTATGACGAATCATGGGCATATTGGTAGCTATGGTTTGCTTATTAATCACGATCAACGATTTCTTTCCGAGGATAATAACCGTAGTGTTCCGGATATTAttggaaacaaaaataaaaaaacatcgtCCACGCCTTTCG TTATAATTTGTCATCGAAAGCTGCTACCTGGCAAGAAAATGATGGGATTATTCATCGAGCGTATCGTCAATTGTGAAAATCTACAGGATTGTTGTCGAGCATGTGATTACGAAAAGACTTTTGTGTGTAAAGGTTTTAATCACAG ACGTAGGACCGATGATTCAAAGTGCACATGCGAATTGACATCAACACCATATTTTCACATGGATACCGATGAAGATTTTTCAATCGATTCTTATTACGATTATTACGAGAAGGTTGACAATTGCCCTTCCTCAGCATGGCATGATAACGGTATACCACGTTGGAAAAGCTATGTAAAAAGTTCTCGAGAAAACAGTCAAAACGCATGGTTGGACCGTGAAAATGCGAATAAAGATTTCGTGCACACAGATCATTCGATCTATAAAGAGAATTATCCACTATATCGCGAATCAGCTTATGATTTTCCAAATGGTCTCGCACGATCTGGCAAACCATTTCATTACGAACATCCTCATg GTTTTACGTCTCGTTATCACGATTTGAATTGGAATCGCAACTGGAAAGAATCGGAGTCTCGCAATCCCGATGTCATTAACGACAATACCTTTGTCAACTCTCGCATTGATTACGATAAAGGATATTTTGACGCAAAATCGCCACGTTTCCCCAATTCACGATTAGACCATCCTCTGACACAGGAATATTCCATTCCTAACGAGAACGAACAATTTTATGGGAAATTGTACAATTACGGCAGTGCATTCGGCTATAATGATAATTACGTGTCCGTTCCAAAAGAACCATATTATGAAAAACACGAGACATCACAAATGACACGAAAATGTTCAGTGAAAGCTGCCTCAGGTTCAAAATTAAGTAGAAGCGTCTTACGAAAGACTTGCGCGGCACACGATTTTGAACAATGCGAAGAGTTTTGTACCAATGAAACAAGTTTCTCTTGCGAAAGCTTTGCTTATAG ATGCAATGTGGCAACCACGAATCCTACCGATAACTGTTTACTAAGCGATCGTTCCTATCAGGATCTAAATTTTTACACGGATCTTGAACCAAATCGCGATTACGATACCTACGTATTAACGTCAGATGCTAAGAACTGTTACTTAAAAAAGTCAACAAATCGATATCCTTTGGAAGAATGTTTCTCGAGGATCAGAAGTGGATTTACCATGCCGATGGATGTCACGAAGAAATCAATATTTGTCAATGATTTTGGAGAATGTCAATTTGCGTGCACCACGTCGCAAGAATTTGTTTGTAGAAGCTTCGTTTTCAAATATGCGATGGACAATCACAAAGTATACAGTCATGAACGCGTATCACCCAATTGTTTCTTAAGCGATTGGCCGGCAGAAGAAATAAATCCTATCGATATGCCAGATATGGATGGTGCTGAGTTGTATGAAAGAAATACATTATCTTATGGTTGCGAAACGCATCCTTCGTCCCTATCAAATTCGAATGCAATTGCTCCGTACGACAAGGGATCCTCTCAATCGCACATGGACGAACTTTGTTATTCTGAATATCATAGACCATGCAAACTAATGTCTCACGCAGTGATCTCCTCGATGCGAGCTGTTACAAAACAGGATTGCCGCCGAAGGTGTTCGACGATGAGAAACGCCGGTGTGGTACCTTGTATGTCGTTTAATTACAT cATTACTATCGATAATACACGGAGTAACTGTTTTTTAAGCGACATATCAATACGAGATCTAAGGCCAAATCTGGACTATGTTCACGATAATGATCACACATTATATACATGGAAAGATTTTGATCCATATTGTGGTTTAATCGCGAATGCTTTCAATACGACAAATGCACCAACGTTTGAAAATCACGATCAGTCACATCCTCCTGAGTTCGGTTATCCGAATGCTCAAAGAACACCCGAGAGCGAAATACATCAGCCTCATGAGCCAGCTTCCTATCATCCCACTCGatggagaaataaatttcgacCTGATGAACACGATTACAAACATAAGTTAGCTAGTGGAGACAACACATCCCCTCTTGAACCTGGTACTTCCGAATATGGACTTAACTTTTTCCATT cAACAAACCAGCTACCTCCATctcgacgttatacggtaaacggTTCTCCTTGCAAAAACGGCACCGTCTGTCAACGAAATGAGATCACTGGATTCTGGTCTTgcgaaattgaaaatgaatatGGTAATTGGGATTACTGCTGCGAACCTAGTCATCAATGTGGATTTTCACAAGGATATCATCATCCTTG GTGTTACGTGGGTCCCAACGAAGATCAATGGAGACCTTGTAGCGAAACATATTATCCATATCATTTTGCAATGGATCATTCAAGTTATCGCCAATCGCCATTATATACCGCTCGTCATTGGCCAGTAATTTACTTCCACGAAACATCACCACCAAACTGTTCTACCAATAATCCTAACGTTAAGGAGTCATGGAAACTACAGT ttataaaaattaaaatggaattttctgccagaaaaagtaaaagtaaagtATATTGCTGTGTGGACGGTTGTAAGAGTCGTGCATGTAAACATGACACTGTacgtttttatcattttccccgtgaaaatgaaaacttagttaaattgaaaaacaaattaaataaggaGGAAATTATTGACCGCTTCAGTGCATGGGTGAAAGTTCTAAAAATGGGCAAGAGTGTATCATCGTCGATGAGAGTATGCTCATTACACTTTATAAAGGAAGATTTTATCCCATCAA ATAGTCGCATACGTCGTTTAAAAAACACAGCAATCCCATCAGTCAACCTCCCGAGTTCTTCACTTAATACACAGCTTA GCAGTTCTGCACATTGtcaaaaaattgttcataCCACAAAAATGCCGAAAACACGACTGATTACGCGTTCAATAACGAACAGTCGACCACCTCACATGACTTTAAATTTGGAGTGTTCAGAAGAGCCTCTCAGCGAAGCACAGTTAGTGTTACGATTAGAACTCAAAGAAAATTATGACAGA GTTGCTGCCACTTTGGAGGAATTGGTTAAAGATCATGGAGGTAAATTGGTATGCCAAGCAGGCAATGTCAACGGTTATCAATATACATT GCCTTCAAATCCTGCTCAAGCAAcggttaaaaataattcacaaCCTATTGTCAATGTA AATCAAAATAAAAACCAATCTATTAAATtgaatgtattaaataatGCAAATGGATCTCAGGGTAACATACAATTGGTTGTGGATTCACGAATGGGAGTTATTCTTGGATCCGTTGCTCAACCTCAAg gAACTTCAATGACCAATGTTTCATCAGGTTCAGTCTCTACTTCAACATTAACACCAAATTCAACATCCACGTCTACAGCTACAACTATATCTACCATTGCACATTCTCAAacagaaaat TATAAGTATACTCGTTCCGGACGCAGAACAAAAGTGCTCGAAGTACAACAATCTGACATAATAGAGGAA CCCACGCTAGTACCTCGTGGAAAACAGAAATTAGGATGCTCGACACATGTTGTTACACCAA CTACAACCAGCCCACAAGGTGTTACTAATCTCAGAATAAAAACTGTAAGTAAACAACAGGTTACACCGACAGTGTCATCGACATCGGCTACGATAAATACGACTACAGGAACTGTATCACCAACAATAACGGTATcggcaacaacaacaaaactGGCTATTGCAAAACCAACAGAGCATACGAGTATTGGTGGAATATCAGTTGGAAAAAGTGCAG CTTGCGACCAAATTGATGAATCGAAGAAGAACCTTCCAGATGGAAAGGAAGTaacttttaacaaaataaacgGAGGCAGAACGTTTCCTTCTTTGGTCATCGTAGCTAGACCGAATCTTCGTACAAAGGATATCGCGCCAATAGTAGCTCAGAAAGAAAGATCGGAGTTAG ATTTGAAAGTCAAGAGCGTACTCATGTACTCGGCTACAAAGTTTGCTGAATGGTTGATACAGCAAGGGTTGGTAAAGTCTGAACAATTTTGTACgcaacataataataattatcagaggaaattgaaattaggAATGTATAGTGATCCCGGTACATTTCCATATTCGGGAGGATACGTTTGGATTTCAGAATGTTGTGCAGATCGTTTTGTTTCCCTCTTTTCCGGTTCAATTTTTCAGGGTGCTACATATACACCTAccattcttttaaaattaatttatcattggGCATGCCAAACAAATGTTCAAAATGTTACTTCCTGGGTGAAAGTATCAAatgtatatgtaaaaaatttttatacacatTTACGTAGTGTTTGTACTGCCGCAATTTGCgataaatttcgtaaaatgGGAGGTAAAAATTCCGTGATACAAGTTGGTGTAATTAGCTTAGGTACAACATCGCAGGACGGAAATTTACGACAAGTTAAAGTCGAAGTGCTTGGTGTATTGCATTATGCCACACTTGATTTAAGATTAAGAGCATGTGATCCAGTGCAAGATGGTGATAGATCGTATAAACGACggttcaataatattttacacccACTGAAGGAGTGGGTACACCCGGATACGAAAATTATGACTGACTTCACCGTTGATAAAAGCACTCTTGAAGAAATGGGTTTTAATCATGTTACACAGTCAGCATTTACTGATCAGGGTCCTCGAAATTTTATGAGCAATTATCACATTAtggaatatttaagaaaaattgtcCCAAGAATGTTTCAAAATACTCTTAGTTTGCTTAGTAGACAAATGATACAACAATTTTTGGACGAATTAGTATGGAGAGAAATGTACGGAACGACTGCTGCCCGAGCATTTGACAACATTATCGAACATATTGCAGAGCAAACTGGAATCGAGTCAAACGAAAGTCTTATAGATCGTTTAAATAAGATAGGTGCTAATCCTTTTCATAACTGGTCTTACTCAAATACGAATTCACTACCATTGACGCCGCTTATGAcgataaataaagaagaatttttttcgGGCTGCGAAGTTTTGATCCCAAGTAGTAGCAACATGAAACAACAAGAAACATTGCCTTCCGTTCAAACAACGAAACCTGGTCCGAAGAGGGGACGAAAGAGAAATCCAACAACAGCCATTAGCCCAGAACCCGAGGTGAAAAAAACCATCTACGATTCAAAAGGCATCAGAGAAACAGATAAGGAATGTAAAAACGATCAGGTACAGTTGCAAGAATTTTACTATGCTACTATGGAAGGTGATAAAACTCTTCTTTTAAAGGAACATAAAAGTTCCCTATATTTTAAATGCTTTCTTTGCGCTGCAATATTGCGTTCAAATACAGATGTAATGGAACACACTATTGGTCACGTGCCACCACAAGTACCCGGACAATCAAATTCTCCTGTATGCCGGTATTGTTGCACTGCATTTTCATCTCAACATCAGATGATTACACACGTTACGGAATCACACAGCACTTTTGGTCATTCTGATAGTGACATGGTTGTTTGTGCCATTTGTGAACAAAAATTCGGGAACACTGGTCTTCTAATTAATCACTTATCGTCGATGCATTGTCCTTCGGAGATGCCTTACCGATGCGAAATTTGCGGTTATCGTACTTCCAGTCATAAAGACGCGATTGATCATTTCTATCGCGGTCATGAAAGGGGTGAAGGGTTACAGTGTccttattgtttaaaaataatagatttcGCAAGAGAAGGCAACCCCAATGTTACCAGCGTTCACGCATTCTTATTACATATGCAGAGACATGTTATCAGAAGGGAACAAGGACGTGGAAATAAATGTTCCAGATGTTGTCTTTGGTTTAATCAGAAAAGTTCATTAAAAAGTCATCAAAGGGAATTGCATGACTCTGTGTCTAGTACAAAGGTTGTTCCGTATTCAGATGGTAATAACGGAATAATGATTTCAAAACAACGATTTCAAAATAGACGATTTGAAATCGATAGTCCAGTTACGGAATTACCACACGATGAAAGAGTTAAAAAATGGATCACTGGCCCAATTACGGTGAACGTTCCAATTCAACATCTATCCTGTAAAGAATGCGAAGAGGATATAGATGAACAAGATCATTATCCAGGCGAACAAATATGCCAATTGTGTCGCTACGTAACTTGTTGTTGGCGTGCGTTTAAGGAACATCAACAACAAATTCATAACGAACGACCGATGACCAGTTTGGTAGTTCCTTCTCCTCTTATTAATATtccattaaataaaaagatgcgATGTACATGCGGTTATGCAACAACCGATGGAAACCAATTAGCCACACATTTGGTTAAATGTAACAAAGTGTCTAGCTACCCGGTTGAGGATACAGCACCGTCCGGAATGTTAAACAGTTTAGGTCTGGTACCAAAAAATAACTCAGACGAAATAGATATTGGCATCAAAAGGACTAAtttactataa
- the Oda gene encoding LOW QUALITY PROTEIN: ornithine decarboxylase antizyme (The sequence of the model RefSeq protein was modified relative to this genomic sequence to represent the inferred CDS: deleted 1 base in 1 codon) — protein MSSKCMDESLEEGSRFQQHYCITLGVGPLWWSDVPHAALSVSTVNTESRGVGIKQSQLSVSSHIVQEDELLKAVRNSESLRLTFTLHLTESTSVEWETVVWRHCLYIRVPSCLLPEGSKEGFVSLLEYAEETLQCTNIIICLRKDRADRAMLVRTFMFLGFTVLPPTHSLVPPGSDAGNLYMLYAIE, from the exons ATGTCAAGTAAATGCATGGATGAAAGTTTAGAAGAAGGCTCTAGATTCCAACAAcattattgtataacgttggGTGTGGGGCCTCTGTGGTGGTCC GATGTGCCCCATGCCGCATTGTCTGTATCTACAGTCAACACAGAGAGCCGCGGCGTGGGGATCAAGCAGAGTCAGCTCTCTGTGAGCTCCCACATTGTTCAA GAGGATGAATTATTGAAAGCTGTGCGAAATAGCGAATCATTACGCTTGACATTTACTCTACATTTGACGGAAAGCACATCCGTTGAGTGGGAAACtgtagtatggcgtcattgTCTTTACATTCGTGTGCCAAGCTGCCTTTTACCCGAAGGTTCGAAAGAAGGTTTCGTGTCTCTCCTGGAATACGCTGAAGAAACATTACAATGTACAAATATCATCATTTGTCTGCGTAAAGACAGAGCGGATCGAG CTATGCTGGTTCGTACCTTCATGTTTTTGGGCTTCACTGTACTACCGCCGACTCACTCCTTGGTACCACCAGGCAGTGATGCTGGCAATCTCTACATGCTCTATGCCATCGAGTAG
- the Mlc-c gene encoding myosin light chain cytoplasmic isoform X1 has protein sequence MSEIFTQFLKNPALVLISFIVLYASHSNKTDDYINSLNTTGLKNLVRSRRSLSNVPIYTFAVKRYVLCVLLTIVKQNGILLGGSVSSYQELANRMMSSIEEFQEAFQLFDSRGDGKIHVAQIGDALRALGQNPTESDVKKFTHQHKPDERISFEVFLPIYQAISKARTSDTADDFIEGLRHFDKDGNGFISSAELRHLLTTLGEKLSDEEVETLLAGHEDSQGNINYEDFVRQVMCG, from the exons ATGTCAGAAATTTTtacacaatttttaaaaaatccagCTTTGGTGTTGATtagttttatcgttttatatgCGTCACATTCCAATAAAACCGATGACTACATAAATTCTCTGAATACTACTGGCTTGAAAAACTTGGTACGATCGAGGCGCTCGTTGTCCAACGTACCTATATACACGTTCGCGGTAAAAAGATACGTACTGTGTGTGTTACTAACGATAGTCAAGCAAAATG gCATCTTACTCGGAGGATCAGTTAGCAG TTATCAAGAATTAGCTAACAGAATGATGTCATCAATTGAgg AATTTCAAGAGGCATTTCAACTGTTTGACAGTCGAGGAGATGGGAAAATTCACGTAGCCCAAATTGGTGATGCACTGCGTGCTCTAGGACAAAATCCAACTGAGTCagatgttaaaaaatttactcATCAACACAAACCTGATGAACGTATTAGTTTTGAAGTGTTTCTACCAATTTATCAAGCTATAAGCAAAGCTCGTACATCTGATACAGCTGATGATTTTATAGAAGGATTACGTCACTTTGATAAAGATGGAAATGGTTTCATTTCTTCTGCTGAACTGAGACACCTTTTAACCACACTAG GTGAGAAACTGAGTGATGAAGAAGTTGAAACCCTATTGGCTGGTCATGAAGATTCACAGGGTAACATTAACTATGAAGATTTTGTTCGACAAGTGATGTGTGGTTAA
- the Mlc-c gene encoding myosin light chain cytoplasmic isoform X2, which yields MASYSEDQLAEFQEAFQLFDSRGDGKIHVAQIGDALRALGQNPTESDVKKFTHQHKPDERISFEVFLPIYQAISKARTSDTADDFIEGLRHFDKDGNGFISSAELRHLLTTLGEKLSDEEVETLLAGHEDSQGNINYEDFVRQVMCG from the exons ATG gCATCTTACTCGGAGGATCAGTTAGCAG AATTTCAAGAGGCATTTCAACTGTTTGACAGTCGAGGAGATGGGAAAATTCACGTAGCCCAAATTGGTGATGCACTGCGTGCTCTAGGACAAAATCCAACTGAGTCagatgttaaaaaatttactcATCAACACAAACCTGATGAACGTATTAGTTTTGAAGTGTTTCTACCAATTTATCAAGCTATAAGCAAAGCTCGTACATCTGATACAGCTGATGATTTTATAGAAGGATTACGTCACTTTGATAAAGATGGAAATGGTTTCATTTCTTCTGCTGAACTGAGACACCTTTTAACCACACTAG GTGAGAAACTGAGTGATGAAGAAGTTGAAACCCTATTGGCTGGTCATGAAGATTCACAGGGTAACATTAACTATGAAGATTTTGTTCGACAAGTGATGTGTGGTTAA